Proteins from a genomic interval of Sphingobacterium sp. SYP-B4668:
- a CDS encoding NUDIX hydrolase produces the protein MNQSVLILTDFVPKDLQNIQTVGIQEIELEKLFNESSKALEPISYLYIHPDYEMVFKNIVDNTKTIWAAGGLVENGDGDFLFIYRLGRWDLPKGKVEEDEKMKVAAVREVEEETGIRIDYLGPKISATYHTYYMKGKFVLKITNWYRMGVNKVPKLVPQQEEDITQAEWLSPSKLKKVKENTYPLILDVIRKIKK, from the coding sequence ATGAACCAATCTGTTTTAATTTTGACAGATTTCGTTCCCAAAGACCTTCAAAATATCCAAACGGTTGGCATTCAAGAAATTGAACTTGAAAAACTTTTCAATGAGTCCTCCAAAGCCTTAGAGCCCATCTCCTATCTATATATACACCCGGATTACGAAATGGTTTTTAAAAACATTGTCGACAATACCAAGACCATTTGGGCCGCTGGCGGATTGGTCGAAAATGGGGATGGAGACTTTCTTTTTATTTACAGACTGGGGCGTTGGGACTTACCCAAAGGCAAGGTCGAAGAAGACGAAAAGATGAAAGTAGCTGCTGTTAGGGAAGTTGAAGAAGAGACCGGCATCCGGATCGATTATCTAGGCCCCAAGATTTCAGCAACCTATCACACCTACTATATGAAGGGCAAGTTTGTACTCAAAATCACCAACTGGTATCGAATGGGCGTCAATAAAGTTCCCAAATTGGTCCCTCAACAGGAAGAAGATATCACCCAAGCCGAATGGTTGTCCCCCTCTAAATTGAAGAAGGTGAAGGAAAATACGTATCCACTCATATTGGATGTCATCCGTAAGATAAAAAAATAA
- a CDS encoding PepSY-associated TM helix domain-containing protein encodes MLWWPKKWKGKALKRALWLDRRVKWKRFNYDLHNVLGFYSLAFALILCITGLVFAYPGFKSAYVNFFNGFSISKTELAPKQIQPTVPQATLDTRDNALVYALVQHPGADMMSLRLRNRKEEYHDIQVRLSQDKTSDFVWYYFRQEDGQIDKIVTSESIKAGDKLASMNYDIHVGSIGGIWTKVLAFVVSLICASLPVTGAVIWWNKFRKKKS; translated from the coding sequence ATGCTTTGGTGGCCTAAGAAATGGAAAGGAAAGGCATTAAAACGTGCGCTTTGGCTTGATAGGAGAGTCAAGTGGAAACGATTCAACTACGACCTGCATAATGTTTTAGGCTTTTATAGCCTCGCCTTTGCCTTGATATTGTGTATTACAGGATTGGTATTTGCGTATCCAGGCTTTAAAAGTGCCTATGTGAACTTCTTTAATGGATTTTCTATCAGCAAGACGGAGCTTGCTCCAAAACAAATCCAACCAACAGTCCCCCAGGCCACGTTGGACACACGTGACAATGCACTCGTATATGCGCTTGTTCAACATCCTGGTGCAGATATGATGTCCCTTCGATTGCGAAATAGGAAAGAAGAATATCATGATATACAGGTCAGGCTTAGTCAGGATAAAACAAGTGATTTTGTTTGGTATTATTTTAGACAAGAGGATGGACAGATAGATAAGATAGTAACAAGTGAGTCTATAAAAGCAGGGGACAAACTGGCTTCAATGAATTACGATATTCATGTGGGTAGTATAGGTGGCATCTGGACCAAGGTGTTGGCTTTTGTCGTTTCGTTGATTTGCGCCTCTCTCCCCGTGACAGGAGCTGTCATCTGGTGGAACAAGTTCCGAAAGAAGAAATCATAA
- the nudK gene encoding GDP-mannose pyrophosphatase NudK, which yields MIDNIKITKTEVLSDNWYILRKITYQYTKQDGTLQTQSREAYDRGNGATILLYNRIARTVILTRQFRLPTYVNGNDTGMLIETCAGLLDKENAEDCIRRETEEETGYKVTDVRKVFEAYMSPGSVTEILHFFIAEYSKEMKIHAGGGLEQEEENIEVLEIAIDEAMAMITDGHIKDGKTIMLLQYIKLQQIL from the coding sequence ATGATAGATAATATTAAAATCACGAAGACAGAGGTATTGTCGGACAATTGGTATATCCTCCGAAAGATTACCTACCAATATACCAAACAAGATGGCACGCTTCAAACCCAAAGCAGAGAAGCCTATGACCGAGGCAATGGAGCCACCATACTACTCTATAATCGTATAGCACGAACGGTGATCTTGACGCGCCAATTTAGATTGCCCACCTACGTAAATGGCAATGACACAGGGATGTTGATAGAGACCTGTGCAGGTCTTTTGGACAAAGAGAATGCGGAAGATTGCATCAGACGCGAGACCGAAGAAGAAACTGGATATAAAGTGACAGATGTTCGCAAAGTTTTTGAAGCCTACATGTCTCCAGGCTCAGTGACCGAAATCCTACATTTCTTTATCGCCGAATATAGCAAAGAAATGAAAATACATGCAGGAGGTGGTCTTGAGCAAGAAGAAGAAAACATCGAAGTATTAGAAATTGCTATAGATGAGGCCATGGCTATGATTACAGATGGCCATATCAAAGACGGAAAGACCATCATGCTCCTCCAATATATCAAGCTCCAGCAAATCCTCTAA
- a CDS encoding porin family protein encodes MNRKITFLLTALSFVKVSYAQERKVSYEVQAGTVISDIKRTLNDAEAGVGTYARGLMDFNLSPMFSIQTGLGYRLSNFKSEYGNAYWTNDGYVFSPHGKMKIRTHWLDVPLNAKFTFALGNDRIAVTAGPYASLLVGGRMRDVETGENVKLEFDKFSDRLDYGANIGVSYIIKERLSLNAMYSFGLKDHDSSKDFKEQFRTGYLGAGYKF; translated from the coding sequence ATGAATAGAAAAATTACATTTTTATTGACTGCTTTGTCCTTCGTAAAAGTGAGCTACGCACAAGAAAGGAAAGTAAGCTATGAGGTTCAAGCTGGAACCGTAATTTCGGACATAAAACGTACCTTGAACGACGCAGAGGCTGGTGTAGGTACATACGCTCGTGGATTGATGGATTTTAACTTGTCGCCCATGTTTAGCATACAGACTGGTTTGGGATACCGCCTGAGTAACTTCAAATCCGAATACGGCAATGCGTATTGGACTAACGATGGCTATGTATTCAGTCCGCATGGGAAAATGAAAATAAGGACTCACTGGCTGGATGTGCCTCTAAATGCCAAATTTACCTTTGCGCTGGGCAATGATAGGATTGCGGTGACCGCCGGTCCATATGCGTCGCTGCTGGTTGGAGGACGCATGCGGGATGTGGAGACCGGAGAAAACGTAAAATTAGAATTCGATAAATTCAGTGATCGCTTGGATTACGGCGCAAACATAGGGGTGAGTTACATAATCAAAGAAAGACTTTCATTGAACGCGATGTATTCATTCGGCTTAAAAGATCATGATAGTTCCAAGGATTTTAAAGAACAGTTCCGAACAGGCTATCTTGGTGCAGGCTATAAATTTTAA
- a CDS encoding DUF6965 family protein, with protein sequence MTLDELKQFFQAQDLPSELQIGPDMVVTEVDQFLRISFLVAEAWTRDLEKCPEYLRLIKFKQALEAR encoded by the coding sequence ATGACATTAGACGAGCTCAAACAATTTTTTCAAGCCCAAGATCTTCCTTCAGAATTGCAGATCGGTCCCGATATGGTCGTTACAGAAGTCGATCAATTTCTCCGTATTTCTTTCTTGGTTGCGGAGGCCTGGACTAGAGATTTGGAAAAATGTCCCGAGTACCTCCGCCTGATCAAGTTCAAGCAAGCGTTGGAAGCTCGCTAA
- a CDS encoding DEAD/DEAH box helicase produces the protein MKFTEFGFAPLLEEGLDSMGYLEATPIQQQAIPVILQQKDLIACAQTGTGKTASYLLPILHKIAVEPSDHINTIILSPTRELALQIDQQIMGLAYFTGATSIAVYGGGDGMDYEQQKRSIREGVNIIVATPGRLIAHLSSGKANFSKLQHLILDEADRMLDMGFYEDIIRIISYLPEKRQNLLFSATMPFKIRALAKKILHDPTEINIALSKPSDGIKQQAYLVYDEQKGELIKNILSDEAYSSVIIFASKKEIVKRLAIELSKKGIAIEAFHSDLEQAQREDIMNRFKAKRINVLVGTDVISRGIDVVGISLVINYDVPPDPEDYIHRVGRTARAATTGTAITFINTKDQFRFGNIEDLIGSEIEKVPLPAGFSEGPIYDPKRKPQKKKINRKKKNFRKPAGAGAPKVEK, from the coding sequence TTGAAATTCACTGAATTCGGTTTTGCCCCTTTATTGGAGGAGGGGTTGGACAGCATGGGATACCTCGAGGCTACCCCCATACAACAACAGGCCATACCTGTTATCCTTCAACAAAAAGATCTCATTGCTTGTGCACAGACTGGTACAGGTAAAACAGCGTCCTACTTATTACCTATTCTACATAAGATTGCAGTAGAGCCGTCGGATCATATCAACACGATTATCCTTTCGCCTACACGTGAATTGGCCTTGCAGATAGATCAACAGATCATGGGCTTGGCCTATTTTACCGGAGCGACTTCTATTGCCGTGTACGGCGGTGGCGACGGTATGGACTACGAACAGCAGAAAAGATCCATCAGGGAAGGGGTCAATATTATTGTGGCCACACCTGGTCGACTGATTGCGCACTTATCATCTGGAAAGGCGAACTTTTCTAAATTGCAACATCTGATATTGGATGAGGCCGATCGCATGTTGGATATGGGATTTTATGAAGATATTATCCGTATCATCAGCTACTTGCCCGAGAAACGACAAAACTTGCTTTTTTCAGCAACGATGCCTTTTAAGATAAGGGCATTGGCCAAGAAGATATTACATGATCCAACGGAAATCAACATTGCACTATCTAAGCCTTCTGATGGTATCAAGCAACAGGCGTACTTGGTGTATGACGAGCAGAAGGGCGAGTTGATCAAAAACATACTGAGCGACGAAGCGTATTCGAGCGTTATTATTTTTGCCTCTAAGAAGGAAATCGTCAAGCGACTAGCAATCGAACTGTCAAAGAAGGGGATTGCCATAGAGGCTTTCCACTCGGACCTGGAGCAGGCCCAACGGGAAGATATCATGAATCGATTTAAGGCGAAGCGCATTAATGTATTAGTAGGTACGGATGTAATATCTCGTGGTATAGACGTGGTGGGCATAAGTCTGGTCATCAATTATGACGTGCCACCGGATCCGGAGGATTATATACACCGGGTAGGGCGTACTGCGAGAGCAGCGACAACAGGCACCGCAATAACGTTTATCAATACAAAGGATCAATTCCGTTTCGGTAATATCGAAGATTTGATTGGTTCGGAGATCGAAAAAGTACCGCTACCAGCTGGATTCTCAGAGGGACCTATCTATGATCCTAAACGGAAACCACAAAAGAAGAAAATCAATAGAAAAAAGAAGAATTTTAGAAAACCGGCCGGTGCGGGTGCACCTAAGGTCGAAAAGTAG
- the icd gene encoding NADP-dependent isocitrate dehydrogenase, with the protein MDAKISKDPNGQLIVPNQPVIPFIIGDGIGPDIWHAAVRVFDKAVAESYGGSRKVVWKEVLAGEKAFQATGEWLPQSTLDTLREYLVGIKGPLTTPVGGGIRSLNVALRKDLDLYVCQRPTKWYEGVPSPVKHPEYVDMVIFRENTEDIYAGIEFAAGSADADKIQAFLQDTLHVDYNYSNTTGVGIKMVSEEGSKRLIRAAIDFAIEQGRKSVAIVHKGNIMKYTEGAFKNWGYEVAESEYADKTYTWGQWERTKEAKGDQAANDEQKAAEAVGKIIIKDVIADNFLQQILLNPRDYSVVATLNLNGDYISDALAAIVGGIGIAPGANINYKTGHAVFEATHGTAPRFANTDSMNPSSVILSGVMMFEYLGWHEAAEAIVKGLSQTIKDKTVTIDFYNLMTDATLVKTSEFADKIIEKM; encoded by the coding sequence ATGGATGCAAAAATATCGAAAGACCCAAATGGTCAATTAATTGTCCCGAATCAACCTGTAATCCCGTTCATTATTGGGGATGGAATCGGACCGGATATCTGGCATGCTGCAGTGCGCGTATTTGATAAAGCGGTAGCCGAATCATACGGTGGAAGCCGAAAGGTGGTGTGGAAGGAAGTCTTGGCTGGCGAAAAGGCTTTTCAAGCAACGGGGGAATGGCTGCCGCAAAGCACCTTGGACACCCTTCGGGAGTATTTGGTGGGGATCAAAGGCCCATTGACCACTCCAGTAGGAGGGGGTATTCGCTCACTGAATGTGGCACTCCGGAAGGACTTGGACTTGTACGTATGCCAACGACCTACCAAATGGTACGAAGGGGTGCCTTCACCTGTGAAGCATCCCGAGTATGTGGATATGGTAATCTTTAGAGAGAATACGGAAGATATTTATGCAGGGATAGAATTTGCTGCAGGCTCTGCCGATGCGGACAAGATCCAGGCTTTTTTGCAGGATACGCTCCATGTGGATTACAATTATTCGAATACGACGGGTGTGGGCATCAAAATGGTGTCAGAGGAAGGATCGAAGCGCTTGATTAGAGCGGCTATCGATTTTGCAATCGAGCAAGGGCGAAAATCTGTTGCAATCGTGCATAAGGGTAACATCATGAAATATACGGAGGGAGCTTTTAAAAATTGGGGATATGAGGTGGCGGAGTCGGAGTATGCCGATAAAACGTATACTTGGGGACAATGGGAACGCACGAAAGAAGCGAAAGGCGATCAAGCGGCCAACGATGAGCAAAAGGCGGCAGAAGCTGTTGGAAAAATAATAATCAAAGATGTCATTGCTGATAATTTTTTACAGCAAATACTCTTGAACCCAAGGGACTATTCTGTCGTGGCAACGCTGAACCTCAATGGGGACTATATTTCGGATGCACTAGCGGCTATAGTAGGTGGAATAGGGATAGCTCCTGGCGCCAACATCAACTATAAGACGGGGCATGCGGTCTTTGAGGCGACACATGGTACGGCACCACGCTTTGCCAATACAGATAGTATGAACCCTTCGTCGGTTATTTTGAGTGGCGTGATGATGTTCGAGTATCTGGGATGGCACGAAGCTGCAGAAGCGATTGTAAAGGGATTGTCGCAAACGATAAAAGACAAAACGGTCACCATAGATTTCTACAACCTGATGACGGATGCAACCTTGGTCAAAACGAGCGAATTTGCAGATAAGATTATTGAAAAAATGTAA
- a CDS encoding cation:proton antiporter: MNKNALDHIQHAFEAPLKSPVLIFALVLFIILLSPILLRKIRIPGIIGLIMSGVVIGPHGLNWLEKNSAVDLFSTIGLLYIMFIAGLELDMNEFKKTKHKSIWFGFFTFIIPITIGFPVCYYALGYDFLPSLLIASMFATHTLVSYPIVNSYGISKNEAVAITIGGTILTDTAVLIILAVISGATQGSINNEFWVTLGVSFTIFLFIMFGIIPRIAKWFFEKVESEKTANYIFVLAVVFFAAFLAEIAGLEPIIGAFVAGLALNKLIPHSSALMNRIEFIGNSIFIPFFLISVGMIVDVSVLTHGPTALIVACTLTVVAVVGKYLAAWITQIFFKYTKAQRNVIFGLSSAHAAATLAVIMVGHRNGLIDDSVLNGTILLILVTCIISTLATESASKKVIMDGDQDEQHFSEVNEKDEQLMIPIANLNNMESILDFATLIKSKKSPHPINVVSVVADNQQAAQNMATARKNLDNTAKYASGSETEVAVMTTVDINIASGISTSARDIMADCLILGWPQESGFIEKIVGEKTESILNRTDANLFMCRFDKPFVSHKSIICFVPPLAESELGFEYWMEKMLKLAQELSISLKFVCNAHTQLALEKYLQEVSSSVPSIFENYEDWDNVYGLSSFTDESSLLAFVSSRSGEVSYRDSLDGLAKRIGRFFKEQNLILIFPSRLPNQHIDDYEDMNPAPIFRKISKEIGNMFSKDKS; the protein is encoded by the coding sequence ATGAATAAAAATGCACTAGACCACATACAGCACGCTTTTGAGGCACCTTTAAAGAGTCCTGTACTTATTTTTGCCCTTGTCCTCTTTATTATCTTACTCTCCCCAATCCTGTTGCGCAAAATCCGAATCCCGGGTATCATTGGCCTAATTATGTCAGGTGTGGTGATCGGACCTCACGGTCTTAATTGGCTCGAAAAGAATTCGGCTGTCGACCTATTCTCCACTATTGGATTGCTCTATATCATGTTTATTGCTGGTTTGGAGCTGGATATGAATGAGTTTAAGAAAACAAAGCATAAGAGCATCTGGTTTGGTTTTTTCACCTTTATCATACCCATCACCATTGGATTTCCGGTATGTTACTACGCTTTGGGCTACGATTTTCTGCCCAGCCTATTGATCGCCAGCATGTTTGCCACGCATACACTAGTTTCGTACCCGATCGTAAACAGCTATGGTATCTCTAAGAATGAAGCGGTGGCGATCACTATCGGAGGTACTATCCTCACGGATACTGCTGTGTTGATTATACTCGCCGTTATTTCGGGTGCAACACAAGGCTCTATCAATAATGAATTTTGGGTGACCCTTGGGGTGTCGTTCACCATATTTCTATTTATCATGTTTGGCATCATTCCTCGGATCGCGAAATGGTTTTTCGAGAAGGTGGAGAGCGAAAAGACCGCTAATTATATCTTTGTATTGGCGGTGGTTTTCTTTGCTGCATTCCTTGCTGAAATTGCAGGACTGGAACCGATCATCGGAGCGTTCGTAGCTGGTCTAGCCTTGAATAAGCTTATTCCGCATTCTTCGGCATTGATGAATCGTATTGAATTCATTGGCAACTCTATTTTCATTCCTTTTTTCTTGATAAGTGTGGGGATGATCGTGGATGTGAGCGTACTGACACATGGACCTACCGCATTGATCGTGGCTTGTACACTCACCGTGGTAGCTGTAGTAGGTAAATACCTAGCAGCATGGATCACGCAGATATTCTTCAAATACACGAAAGCGCAACGAAATGTGATATTTGGCTTGAGCAGTGCACATGCTGCCGCAACGCTAGCGGTAATCATGGTGGGGCACCGGAATGGCTTGATCGATGATAGCGTCTTGAATGGCACTATCTTGTTGATATTGGTGACCTGTATCATCTCTACGCTGGCGACAGAAAGTGCTTCTAAGAAAGTAATCATGGATGGGGATCAAGATGAGCAACACTTTTCGGAAGTGAATGAAAAGGATGAACAACTGATGATCCCGATCGCCAACCTTAATAATATGGAGTCTATCCTTGATTTTGCAACGCTGATCAAGAGTAAGAAATCTCCACACCCCATCAATGTCGTGTCGGTAGTCGCGGACAACCAGCAAGCGGCTCAGAATATGGCTACTGCTCGCAAAAACTTGGACAATACGGCAAAATATGCCTCGGGGTCGGAAACAGAAGTGGCGGTGATGACTACTGTGGATATCAATATCGCATCGGGAATCAGCACGTCTGCACGTGACATCATGGCCGACTGCCTGATACTGGGGTGGCCACAAGAAAGTGGATTCATCGAGAAAATCGTCGGTGAGAAAACAGAAAGTATCCTCAATCGAACGGATGCCAATCTATTCATGTGTCGATTTGACAAACCGTTTGTTTCGCATAAATCCATCATCTGCTTCGTGCCGCCACTGGCGGAATCCGAATTGGGATTTGAGTATTGGATGGAAAAGATGCTGAAGCTTGCACAGGAGCTCTCGATTTCCTTAAAATTTGTCTGCAATGCGCACACCCAATTGGCATTGGAGAAATATCTACAGGAAGTATCTAGTAGTGTACCTAGTATATTTGAGAATTATGAAGATTGGGACAATGTATATGGATTATCATCGTTTACGGATGAGAGTTCATTGCTGGCTTTTGTGTCTTCGCGCTCGGGAGAGGTATCCTATCGCGACTCACTGGATGGGCTTGCGAAGCGGATAGGAAGATTCTTTAAAGAACAGAATCTGATCCTGATTTTCCCGAGCCGCTTACCCAACCAGCATATAGATGACTACGAGGACATGAACCCTGCTCCAATATTTCGCAAGATCAGCAAGGAGATTGGCAATATGTTCAGTAAAGACAAATCATAA
- a CDS encoding ABC transporter permease: MSAIVLAIAAMILSVAVLRGFKEEITEKQRGFFGDVLVTKQDLNNSYENTPMSLSADRIEKIKSLPNIQSIYPFATKAGIMNVNGEVEGVLMKGIDATYNQLYLSKTIVEGDTIDFTNQEGSENPILISSYFAKRMKLKTGDDFIMYFIQEPVRKRKFVVKGVFSTGSQELDKVYVVGALSMIRRLNNLGPNDAGGYEIRVKDFGQLIPSTEHVNDALPIDLNAQSIVERMPDIFEWLGMLDMNANIIFVLMVIVAVINMVSSLLINILERTSMIGILKALGFNNRGIKKVFMFNALYIIGLGLFIGNILALSVYHFQKYTHFFKLDESMYYISYVPVKVFWYDVAGLNLALVIIAVISLMVPSMLITKISPIKAIQFK, translated from the coding sequence GTGAGTGCAATAGTACTGGCTATCGCAGCAATGATACTCTCCGTAGCGGTGTTGAGAGGATTCAAAGAAGAAATCACGGAAAAACAAAGGGGCTTTTTTGGCGATGTGCTCGTCACCAAGCAAGATCTCAACAATTCGTACGAGAATACACCGATGTCACTCTCTGCCGATCGTATCGAAAAAATAAAATCCCTCCCCAATATACAGTCTATCTATCCTTTTGCAACGAAGGCGGGTATTATGAATGTAAACGGCGAAGTGGAAGGTGTCTTGATGAAGGGGATAGACGCTACTTATAATCAATTGTACCTTTCTAAGACTATCGTGGAGGGCGATACGATTGACTTTACAAATCAGGAAGGCTCCGAAAATCCAATTTTGATTTCCTCGTATTTTGCCAAGCGGATGAAACTAAAGACGGGAGACGACTTTATCATGTATTTTATACAAGAACCCGTTCGTAAACGTAAATTCGTGGTCAAAGGGGTCTTCAGTACAGGATCGCAGGAATTGGACAAAGTCTATGTGGTGGGCGCATTGTCCATGATTCGACGACTCAATAATTTGGGTCCCAATGATGCGGGGGGCTATGAGATAAGGGTGAAAGACTTCGGGCAATTGATCCCTTCGACGGAGCATGTTAACGATGCATTGCCTATTGACCTCAACGCGCAAAGCATCGTGGAGCGTATGCCCGATATATTCGAATGGCTCGGTATGCTGGATATGAATGCCAACATCATCTTTGTGCTGATGGTTATTGTAGCGGTCATCAATATGGTGTCTTCGCTGTTGATCAATATACTGGAACGGACATCCATGATCGGCATTTTGAAGGCTTTGGGCTTTAATAATCGCGGGATCAAGAAGGTATTTATGTTCAACGCGCTATATATCATCGGCTTAGGGCTGTTTATCGGCAATATCTTGGCGCTATCGGTCTATCACTTCCAGAAATATACGCACTTCTTCAAATTGGACGAGAGCATGTACTATATTTCATATGTGCCGGTCAAGGTATTCTGGTATGACGTGGCAGGACTGAACCTGGCCCTGGTGATTATCGCCGTGATATCGTTGATGGTGCCCTCTATGCTCATCACCAAAATAAGCCCGATTAAAGCCATACAATTCAAATAG
- the fmt gene encoding methionyl-tRNA formyltransferase has translation MRIIFMGTPDFAVASLQALIAAGEQVVAVVTVPDKPAGRGQKLHQSAVKQFAVANGIPVLQPVKLRDPDFLDALRGFQADLQVVVAFRMLPEVVWSMPPLGTINVHGSLLPQYRGAAPINHAIINGEQKTGVTTFLLQHEIDTGHILFKGEVPIEEYDTAGIIHDKLMHKGAEVLLKTVDAIRAGDIRPIPQDTIVEATELKHAPKIFKEDCAINWDAPVAHIFNFIRGLSPYPAAYTYLEGKVLKIYETDKEVTTPTIGVGQVDTDGKTYLKFAAQDGYIQVKTLQIEGKKRMQVDEFLRGYRFGADQ, from the coding sequence ATGCGCATTATATTCATGGGCACCCCTGACTTTGCAGTCGCATCCCTCCAGGCGTTGATAGCCGCCGGTGAGCAAGTGGTAGCTGTCGTAACTGTACCCGACAAGCCTGCCGGCAGAGGTCAGAAGCTTCACCAATCTGCCGTAAAGCAATTTGCAGTAGCCAATGGTATCCCTGTCCTGCAACCCGTCAAGCTAAGGGATCCCGATTTCTTGGATGCACTACGAGGTTTTCAGGCAGACCTGCAGGTAGTCGTAGCTTTCAGGATGCTCCCCGAGGTCGTATGGAGCATGCCGCCACTCGGGACTATCAATGTCCATGGGTCACTCCTTCCACAATATAGAGGTGCAGCTCCGATCAATCACGCCATCATCAATGGCGAGCAAAAGACCGGCGTCACCACTTTCCTGCTGCAACACGAGATCGATACGGGCCATATCCTGTTTAAAGGCGAAGTACCCATTGAAGAATACGATACCGCTGGCATTATCCACGATAAGCTCATGCACAAAGGAGCCGAAGTGTTGTTGAAGACCGTCGATGCCATTCGTGCAGGCGACATACGCCCCATCCCACAAGATACGATAGTAGAAGCTACCGAATTGAAGCATGCGCCTAAGATTTTTAAAGAAGATTGCGCTATCAATTGGGATGCTCCCGTAGCACACATATTTAATTTCATCAGAGGATTGAGTCCTTACCCCGCTGCCTATACCTACCTGGAAGGCAAAGTGTTAAAAATATACGAGACAGATAAAGAGGTGACAACTCCCACAATAGGTGTTGGACAGGTGGATACAGACGGGAAGACCTACCTTAAATTTGCTGCACAAGACGGGTATATCCAGGTCAAGACCCTTCAGATCGAGGGAAAAAAGCGGATGCAGGTGGACGAATTCTTAAGAGGATATCGATTCGGGGCCGACCAATAG
- a CDS encoding helix-turn-helix domain-containing protein has protein sequence MPIIIHLDRLMSEKKMTLNELSAKVGITLSNLSIIKNEKCRALRLTTLSAICKALDCQPGDVLEYVE, from the coding sequence ATGCCTATTATAATTCATTTGGACCGCTTGATGTCTGAAAAGAAAATGACGCTCAATGAACTTAGCGCGAAGGTGGGCATCACCTTGTCTAATCTCTCTATTATCAAGAATGAAAAGTGTCGTGCATTAAGGTTGACGACACTTTCGGCGATATGCAAAGCCCTAGACTGCCAGCCAGGCGATGTACTGGAGTATGTAGAGTAG
- a CDS encoding sigma-70 family RNA polymerase sigma factor has translation MRQLKITQSITNRESQSLDKYLHEIGKVDLITAEEEVILAQRIREGDQVALEKLTKTNLRFVVSVAKQYQNQGLTLGDLINEGNLGLIKAAKRFDETKGFKFISYAVWWIRQSILQAIAEQSRIVRLPLNQVGSLSKISKAFSKLEQEYEREPSPEELADILETTVDKVSDTLSNSGRHVSMDAPFVQGEENTLLDVLENHDPDTDSSLIDESLSEEIKRSLATLTEREREIIVLFFGLGSNHQLSLEEIGEKFNLTRERVRQIKDKALQRLRHTSRSKILKSYLG, from the coding sequence ATGAGACAGCTCAAAATTACACAATCGATTACCAATCGGGAATCACAATCATTAGACAAGTATCTCCACGAGATTGGTAAAGTAGACTTAATTACCGCAGAAGAAGAAGTCATCTTGGCGCAGCGCATCCGCGAGGGCGACCAGGTAGCTTTGGAAAAATTGACGAAAACGAATTTAAGGTTCGTGGTTTCAGTTGCAAAACAGTATCAGAATCAAGGTTTGACTTTAGGTGATTTAATCAACGAAGGAAACCTAGGATTAATTAAAGCAGCAAAACGTTTTGACGAAACCAAAGGATTTAAATTTATTTCGTATGCTGTTTGGTGGATTCGTCAGTCGATTTTACAAGCCATTGCCGAACAATCGCGTATCGTACGTCTGCCCCTGAACCAAGTAGGATCTCTTAGTAAGATCAGTAAGGCATTTTCCAAATTGGAGCAGGAATACGAGCGTGAGCCATCTCCCGAAGAACTGGCTGACATCTTGGAAACAACTGTTGACAAGGTTTCAGACACCTTAAGCAATTCCGGAAGACATGTATCCATGGACGCACCTTTTGTGCAAGGGGAAGAAAATACCCTATTAGACGTTTTGGAAAATCATGATCCGGACACGGATAGTTCTTTGATTGATGAGTCATTATCTGAAGAGATCAAGCGATCGTTGGCAACATTGACCGAGAGAGAGCGCGAAATTATCGTGTTGTTCTTTGGTCTAGGCTCCAATCATCAATTGTCATTGGAAGAAATCGGCGAAAAATTTAATTTAACTCGGGAGCGTGTTCGTCAAATCAAGGACAAAGCGCTACAACGCTTACGTCACACTTCTCGAAGCAAAATTTTGAAATCATATTTAGGTTAA